A region of Leclercia adecarboxylata DNA encodes the following proteins:
- a CDS encoding N-acetylneuraminate synthase family protein produces MNHILKESISNKSGRDIVIIGKGPSVDSIDLSLLKNCIVINTNDSELIYPGDVAVFHHGWVLDIFDEHAPQCKLYVSDRSLPPGTKHIAAEYVPYTPESADFLIHRFFEETIYIESAIVVSALKIANQIAKLENATKNVYLLGFDFTTKDGFTNKIPTAAMHAEPEYQERIISSQEQLLKMLLAEKSRLNINISHVGNKPYSVYSVDAFNQVFTARHRGVTLPQSSPVQNTAKNYDVKVIAEITTNHFGDMDRLKSMIVAAKQAGADYIKLQKRDVESFYSKEKLDSPYNSPFGTTFREYRHGIELNKEQFAFVDTFCKEIGIGWFASILDMPSYDFIRQFEPDMIKLPSTISEHKDYLAAVAADFTKDVVISTGYTDEAYEDFILNSFTKARNIYLLQCTSAYPTPTEDTQIGVIRHYYNLSKKEPRIIPGFSSHDIGSLCSMMAIAAGARMIEKHVKFGDVAWSHFDEVAIDLVNGDFTKFVTDVRKAERIVGSEVKEIQATEHHKYWIAPK; encoded by the coding sequence ATGAACCATATTTTAAAAGAGTCAATTTCTAATAAGTCTGGCCGTGATATTGTTATCATTGGTAAAGGGCCAAGCGTTGACAGTATTGATCTCTCTCTATTAAAAAATTGTATTGTTATTAACACCAACGATTCAGAACTTATTTACCCTGGGGATGTAGCTGTGTTCCACCACGGTTGGGTTCTCGATATCTTTGATGAGCATGCTCCACAATGTAAATTGTATGTTTCAGACCGTTCGTTGCCACCAGGCACGAAACATATTGCGGCTGAGTATGTACCATATACCCCGGAATCAGCAGACTTCCTGATTCATCGTTTCTTCGAAGAAACTATTTACATTGAAAGTGCTATCGTCGTATCGGCACTGAAGATCGCGAATCAAATTGCCAAACTAGAAAACGCCACTAAAAACGTCTACCTGCTTGGATTTGATTTCACGACGAAAGACGGCTTCACTAATAAAATCCCAACAGCAGCGATGCATGCTGAGCCTGAATATCAGGAACGCATCATCAGCAGTCAGGAACAACTTCTGAAGATGCTGTTGGCAGAGAAATCACGGCTGAATATCAATATCAGCCATGTGGGTAACAAACCTTATAGCGTCTATTCTGTTGATGCCTTTAACCAGGTCTTTACTGCTCGTCATCGTGGCGTGACGCTGCCACAAAGCAGTCCTGTACAAAACACAGCGAAAAACTATGACGTAAAAGTGATTGCAGAGATCACGACTAACCACTTCGGTGATATGGATCGCTTGAAGTCTATGATCGTTGCAGCTAAACAGGCAGGCGCCGATTACATCAAACTGCAGAAACGTGATGTAGAAAGTTTCTATAGTAAGGAAAAATTAGATTCTCCGTATAATTCGCCATTCGGAACGACTTTCCGCGAATACCGTCATGGTATTGAGTTGAATAAAGAGCAATTCGCTTTTGTTGATACGTTCTGTAAAGAGATTGGGATTGGCTGGTTTGCTTCGATTCTGGATATGCCTTCTTATGACTTTATCAGGCAGTTTGAGCCGGACATGATTAAGTTGCCGTCCACAATCTCTGAGCATAAAGATTATCTGGCCGCAGTTGCAGCCGACTTCACAAAAGACGTTGTAATTTCAACTGGTTATACAGATGAAGCTTACGAGGATTTCATTCTCAATAGCTTTACCAAGGCTCGAAACATCTATCTGTTGCAATGTACTTCTGCCTATCCAACACCGACTGAGGATACGCAGATTGGTGTAATCAGACACTATTACAATCTATCGAAAAAAGAACCACGTATTATCCCGGGTTTTTCCAGCCATGATATCGGTAGCCTTTGTTCTATGATGGCGATCGCAGCCGGTGCCAGAATGATTGAAAAGCACGTTAAGTTTGGCGATGTAGCCTGGTCTCACTTCGATGAAGTGGCTATTGACCTGGTTAATGGCGATTTCACCAAGTTTGTAACAGATGTGCGTAAGGCTGAACGTATTGTTGGAAGTGAAGTGAAAGAGATCCAGGCAACAGAGCACCATAAATATTGGATCGCTCCGAAATAA
- a CDS encoding inositol monophosphatase family protein, whose protein sequence is MSISKELVTLLSAQLDKIVALRSDFSQKPDGSYVSKGDLLVQDLVLDYLNEALPDHQLISEEMAPFTDVIWNEQGSYVVLDPIDGTENFVSGLKEWGIGISIYTNGVHQESCIFLPELNDYHITGMPMMHHRSRIRGLSSSLTKQDLLQLEEGFEYRIIGCSMYNMLAAVRGAYASFENVKGVNCWDILPGLNFALEHDCEALVDGKAYQGQILFPTQKYKINIKKQHKDIA, encoded by the coding sequence GTGAGTATCTCTAAAGAATTGGTCACATTGCTGTCAGCCCAACTGGATAAAATCGTTGCGCTTCGCTCCGATTTTTCGCAAAAACCAGATGGTAGTTATGTCAGCAAAGGAGATTTACTGGTACAAGATTTGGTTTTAGATTATCTAAACGAAGCCTTACCAGATCACCAATTAATCTCTGAAGAAATGGCACCGTTTACCGATGTTATTTGGAATGAACAAGGCAGTTATGTTGTTCTGGATCCTATTGATGGCACCGAAAATTTTGTGTCCGGGCTTAAAGAATGGGGTATTGGTATCAGTATATATACCAATGGTGTTCATCAAGAGTCTTGCATTTTCCTGCCTGAACTTAACGATTATCACATTACCGGCATGCCGATGATGCATCATCGTTCCCGAATTCGTGGGCTGTCCTCGTCTCTCACCAAGCAAGATTTATTACAGCTGGAAGAAGGCTTTGAATACCGCATTATCGGTTGCTCAATGTATAATATGCTCGCAGCAGTTCGTGGCGCTTATGCAAGCTTCGAAAACGTTAAGGGTGTTAACTGCTGGGATATTTTACCTGGTCTTAACTTTGCCCTGGAACATGATTGTGAAGCATTAGTTGATGGCAAGGCCTATCAAGGGCAAATACTGTTTCCTACTCAAAAATATAAGATCAACATTAAGAAACAGCATAAGGATATCGCATGA
- a CDS encoding glycosyltransferase family 92 protein yields the protein MNLYIAAIVKDEFAGLLEWIAYHRVLGVTGFMIADNGSRDGSRELLSSLARLGIVTVLDQPDVINQKPQLPAYERILRSCPRDIDLLAFIDADEFLLPLSPDVNLVDFFAKHFNDESVSAIALNWAIFGSSGELFAEEGLVTERFTHRATVKFNVHHNMKSVVKPERVNHFHNPHYADLRYGRYIDALGNDMVLHPKHGPGVSAEVVWNGVRVNHYAVKSLEEFLLGKHLRGSAASANRVKHKAYFKAHDRNDETCLLAAALAPKVKAEMAAIQAQLDALPAEESPQKSDSWLATRVKKLIG from the coding sequence GTGAACCTCTATATTGCCGCCATCGTTAAAGATGAATTTGCAGGCCTGCTTGAATGGATAGCGTATCACCGGGTGTTGGGCGTAACCGGATTTATGATTGCCGACAATGGCAGTCGTGACGGAAGCCGCGAGTTGCTCTCTTCCCTGGCGCGTCTTGGGATAGTGACCGTTCTCGACCAACCGGATGTGATTAATCAAAAACCGCAGCTCCCGGCTTACGAGCGCATTTTACGTAGCTGCCCCCGCGATATTGACCTGCTGGCCTTTATCGATGCTGATGAATTTTTATTGCCCTTGTCGCCTGATGTAAACCTGGTCGATTTCTTCGCTAAACATTTTAATGACGAAAGCGTCAGCGCTATTGCGCTTAACTGGGCCATTTTTGGTTCCAGCGGCGAACTCTTTGCCGAAGAAGGCCTGGTGACGGAGCGTTTTACACATCGCGCCACTGTGAAATTTAACGTCCACCACAACATGAAAAGCGTGGTGAAACCCGAGCGCGTAAACCATTTTCATAACCCACATTATGCCGATCTGCGCTACGGTCGCTATATCGATGCGCTGGGCAATGACATGGTTTTACACCCAAAACATGGTCCTGGCGTCAGTGCCGAAGTGGTCTGGAACGGCGTGCGGGTCAACCATTACGCGGTCAAATCGCTGGAAGAGTTTTTACTCGGTAAACATTTGCGCGGCAGTGCAGCCTCGGCCAACCGCGTAAAACACAAAGCCTATTTCAAAGCCCACGATCGCAACGACGAGACCTGTCTGCTGGCGGCGGCTCTGGCCCCTAAAGTCAAAGCAGAAATGGCCGCGATACAGGCACAGCTGGATGCCTTGCCAGCAGAAGAGAGCCCACAGAAAAGCGACTCCTGGCTGGCAACGCGCGTCAAAAAATTAATCGGCTAA
- a CDS encoding glycosyltransferase family 2 protein has protein sequence MQSDYHWHPLALPDSSLLRAGWFLIQGTLRARQPRGETRLRWQCQGVWHEQILPITRRGTLQELVWLPVGACQVGLLASSEGAECQLNITRFAQVSAANSVWRRLRRVWPFYQRLNAQKRRRLGLSWHLWFTDLQQAYDLVGKIRDDRPLHAYEHWLANFDIVQPGERRLIDRLLARWGNLPRVCLHLVNGGDEAARQRTLASIEALCYPATHITVLEQPSAEVRPVDEWQWAIPVGAELAPAALVWLAHQLRQTPEAKWIYGDHDLLDEKGKRHSPDFKPDWNETLLHSQNYIGWSGLWREQGTSAIPQDGAESYRGWLQLAHQLAPKEIAHIPALLMHVPDALPQQDGYETLASQLQNLPVGVTLESAPHGICRWRWPLPEQLPRVSVIIPTRNGLAHLRPCIESLVQHTRYPNIEIMVMDNQSDDPDTLAYFECITREYGVRVISWDHPFNYSAINNAGVREATGELICLLNNDTEVINPLWLDEMVSHLLRPGVGIVGARLFYGDGRVQHAGDAVGPGGCADHFHSGLAADEPGYQRRAVSAQELSAVTAACLLTHRQLYLSLNGLDEVNLPVAFNDVDYCLRVGEAGWRIVWTPFAELYHHESVSRGKDVTPEQLARSQGELRYMKKRWAQRLTHDPAYNPNLSYDRPDFSLSHTPNVVLPWTN, from the coding sequence ATGCAAAGCGATTACCACTGGCACCCTCTGGCGCTGCCAGACTCTTCTTTATTGCGCGCGGGCTGGTTCCTGATCCAGGGCACCCTGCGCGCCCGTCAGCCGCGAGGTGAAACCCGCCTGCGCTGGCAGTGTCAGGGTGTCTGGCATGAGCAGATCCTCCCCATCACTCGTCGTGGCACCCTGCAGGAGCTGGTCTGGCTGCCGGTGGGTGCCTGTCAGGTGGGGCTGCTCGCCAGCAGCGAAGGGGCAGAATGCCAGCTTAATATTACCCGTTTTGCTCAGGTGTCAGCGGCCAACAGCGTCTGGCGTCGGTTGCGCCGGGTGTGGCCTTTTTATCAGCGTCTGAATGCGCAAAAGCGCCGGCGTCTGGGGCTGTCCTGGCACCTGTGGTTTACCGATTTACAGCAGGCCTACGACCTGGTGGGCAAGATCCGCGACGACAGGCCGCTGCACGCCTATGAACACTGGCTGGCGAATTTCGATATCGTGCAGCCCGGCGAACGCCGTCTGATCGACCGTCTGCTGGCCCGCTGGGGCAACCTGCCACGCGTCTGCCTGCATCTGGTGAACGGTGGCGATGAGGCGGCACGCCAGCGCACGCTCGCCAGCATCGAGGCGCTCTGTTATCCGGCCACCCATATCACCGTGCTGGAACAGCCCTCTGCCGAAGTCAGGCCAGTGGATGAATGGCAGTGGGCCATTCCGGTGGGGGCGGAACTCGCTCCGGCCGCGCTGGTATGGCTGGCGCACCAGCTGCGACAGACGCCAGAGGCAAAATGGATCTACGGCGATCACGATCTGCTGGATGAAAAAGGTAAGCGCCACTCGCCGGACTTCAAGCCAGACTGGAACGAAACCCTGCTGCACAGCCAGAACTATATCGGCTGGAGTGGCCTCTGGCGGGAACAGGGCACGTCAGCCATCCCGCAGGACGGAGCCGAAAGCTATCGCGGGTGGCTACAGCTGGCCCACCAGCTTGCCCCTAAAGAGATCGCGCACATCCCTGCCCTGCTGATGCACGTCCCGGACGCGCTTCCTCAGCAGGATGGCTATGAAACCCTGGCAAGCCAGCTGCAAAACCTGCCCGTCGGGGTCACGCTGGAGTCGGCTCCGCATGGCATCTGCCGCTGGCGCTGGCCGCTGCCGGAACAGCTTCCGCGGGTATCGGTGATCATTCCCACCCGCAATGGTCTGGCGCACCTTCGCCCATGTATTGAAAGCCTGGTGCAGCACACCCGTTACCCGAACATTGAAATCATGGTGATGGATAACCAGAGCGACGACCCCGATACGCTGGCCTATTTTGAGTGCATTACCCGGGAGTACGGGGTGCGGGTTATCTCCTGGGATCATCCGTTTAACTACTCGGCGATCAACAATGCCGGGGTGCGTGAGGCCACGGGCGAGCTTATCTGCCTGCTCAACAACGACACCGAAGTGATTAACCCCCTGTGGCTCGATGAGATGGTCTCTCACCTGCTGCGTCCGGGCGTCGGCATTGTTGGGGCGCGGCTCTTCTACGGTGATGGCCGCGTTCAGCATGCGGGCGATGCCGTCGGGCCGGGTGGCTGCGCCGATCATTTTCACAGTGGCCTGGCTGCCGATGAACCCGGCTACCAGCGCAGGGCGGTGAGTGCCCAGGAGCTGTCCGCCGTGACGGCGGCCTGCCTGCTCACCCATCGCCAGCTCTATTTGTCCCTTAACGGCTTAGATGAAGTGAACCTGCCGGTGGCCTTTAACGACGTGGATTACTGTCTGCGGGTCGGCGAGGCAGGCTGGCGGATCGTCTGGACGCCGTTTGCCGAGCTGTACCACCACGAGTCGGTATCGCGCGGCAAAGATGTCACGCCAGAACAGCTGGCGCGCTCCCAGGGTGAACTGCGTTACATGAAAAAGCGCTGGGCGCAGCGGCTCACACACGATCCTGCATACAATCCCAACCTGAGCTATGACCGACCCGATTTCTCGCTAAGTCATACTCCTAATGTGGTGCTGCCATGGACGAACTGA
- the rfbD gene encoding dTDP-4-dehydrorhamnose reductase, producing MHILLFGKNGQVGWELQRALLPLGRITAVDFDSTDYCGDFSNPEGVAETVRLLKPDVIVNAAAHTAVDKAESERDFAELLNATSVAAIAKEAEALGAWLVHYSTDYVFNGSGEKPWVETDQTAPLNVYGETKLAGEQAAALCSRHLVFRTSWVYAARGANFAKTMLRFGKERSEMSVINDQFGAPTGAELLADCTAHAIRIAQDKPEVAGLYHLIASGTTTWFDYAQRVFATARAAGVELAVTQVNAVPTSAFPTPAKRPHNSRLDTSKFQRTFGMTLPDWTIGVDRMLAEILGK from the coding sequence ATGCATATTCTGCTGTTCGGCAAAAATGGCCAGGTGGGCTGGGAGCTGCAGCGCGCCCTGCTGCCGCTGGGTCGTATTACTGCGGTGGATTTTGACTCTACCGATTACTGTGGCGACTTCAGCAACCCGGAAGGCGTGGCCGAGACCGTGCGTCTGCTGAAGCCGGACGTCATCGTCAACGCCGCCGCCCATACCGCGGTGGATAAAGCCGAGAGCGAGCGCGACTTTGCCGAGCTGCTCAACGCCACAAGCGTAGCCGCCATCGCCAAAGAAGCCGAAGCGCTGGGCGCCTGGCTGGTGCATTACTCCACCGACTACGTCTTCAACGGCAGCGGTGAAAAACCCTGGGTAGAAACCGACCAGACCGCGCCGCTGAACGTCTACGGCGAAACCAAGCTGGCGGGGGAGCAGGCTGCGGCCCTCTGCTCCCGTCACCTGGTGTTCCGCACCAGCTGGGTCTATGCTGCCCGTGGCGCGAACTTCGCCAAAACCATGCTGCGCTTCGGTAAAGAGCGTAGCGAGATGTCGGTGATCAACGATCAGTTTGGTGCGCCGACCGGGGCAGAGCTGCTGGCCGACTGCACGGCGCATGCGATCCGTATCGCCCAGGATAAACCGGAGGTTGCCGGTCTTTATCACCTGATCGCCTCCGGCACCACCACCTGGTTCGACTATGCCCAGCGGGTGTTCGCAACCGCGCGTGCGGCAGGCGTTGAGCTGGCGGTGACTCAGGTCAATGCGGTGCCAACCAGCGCGTTCCCGACGCCGGCTAAACGTCCGCATAACTCCCGTCTCGATACCAGCAAGTTCCAGCGCACCTTCGGGATGACGCTGCCGGACTGGACTATCGGCGTCGATCGCATGCTTGCTGAAATCCTTGGCAAGTAA
- a CDS encoding glycosyltransferase family 4 protein has product MDELIRKALFKPYLRLNKQSSEAHPDIWPECRSLLILHEGNSPTLAYFEAAIRSRFPGAVCQLVDTLTTPAIDVDKGAAIVVIRFISTLWQREIARNIDDLSQVVYFMDDDLFDPSALGALPKAYRTKIIRRSAAQHRWITSHCDTIWVSTPYLANKYAHLNPDVVPAQPTPKLLAVKKPVKIAYHGSSSHQAEKYWLREVMEGVLAQCPQASFEIFGEHEIYKLYRDLPRVTVLHPMSWQNYLDYTQHHQIDIGLAPLLESEFNMARGPVKFYDFVRMGAVGVYSNCAPYSDFIEQNINGVLLNNDPQKWIDTLALLVNSGQKRQTLANNAKEYSYSLIS; this is encoded by the coding sequence ATGGACGAACTGATCAGAAAGGCACTCTTTAAACCCTATCTGAGGTTGAATAAGCAAAGCAGCGAGGCGCATCCGGACATCTGGCCTGAGTGCCGCTCGCTGTTGATTCTGCATGAAGGGAATTCACCGACGCTGGCCTATTTCGAAGCGGCCATCCGCAGCCGTTTCCCCGGCGCGGTCTGTCAGCTGGTGGATACCTTAACCACGCCCGCAATCGATGTGGATAAAGGGGCGGCCATTGTGGTTATTCGCTTTATCTCCACCCTGTGGCAGCGCGAGATTGCGCGCAATATCGACGATCTGTCGCAGGTGGTCTATTTCATGGATGACGACCTGTTCGATCCGTCCGCGTTAGGGGCGCTGCCGAAAGCCTACCGGACCAAAATCATCCGTCGCTCTGCGGCCCAGCATCGCTGGATCACCTCGCACTGCGACACCATCTGGGTGTCGACGCCGTACCTGGCCAATAAATATGCCCACCTCAACCCCGATGTGGTGCCCGCGCAGCCCACACCAAAGCTGCTGGCGGTTAAAAAGCCGGTGAAGATTGCCTACCACGGCTCAAGCTCGCACCAGGCAGAAAAGTACTGGCTGCGCGAGGTGATGGAAGGCGTGCTGGCCCAGTGTCCGCAGGCCAGTTTTGAGATCTTTGGCGAGCACGAAATCTATAAGCTCTATCGCGACCTGCCCCGCGTGACGGTCCTGCATCCCATGAGCTGGCAGAACTATCTGGATTACACCCAGCATCACCAGATCGATATCGGGCTGGCACCTTTACTCGAATCTGAATTTAATATGGCGCGCGGGCCGGTAAAATTTTATGATTTCGTCCGCATGGGCGCGGTGGGTGTTTACAGCAATTGCGCGCCCTACAGTGACTTTATCGAACAAAATATCAATGGCGTGCTGCTGAATAACGATCCGCAGAAGTGGATCGACACGCTGGCGCTGCTGGTAAATTCCGGGCAGAAACGTCAGACCCTGGCGAATAATGCGAAGGAATATTCATACTCGTTAATCAGTTAA
- the rfbB gene encoding dTDP-glucose 4,6-dehydratase, with product MKILVTGGAGFIGSAVVRHIIRDTQDAVINLDKLTYAGNLESLAEVAASDRYAFEQVDICNRAELDRVFAAHQPDAVMHLAAESHVDRSITGPADFIETNIVGTYTLLEAARAYWSELDEARKQAFRFHHISTDEVYGDLPHPDEVSAGTELPLFTETTPYAPSSPYSASKASSDHLVRAWRRTYGLPTIVTNCSNNYGPYHFPEKLIPLVILNALDGKALPIYGKGDQIRDWLYVEDHARALYTVVTTGVVGETYNIGGHNEKQNLDVVHTICDLLDEIVPKTGSYRDQITYVTDRPGHDRRYAIDASKMSHELNWQPQETFESGIRKTVQWYLDNQQWVNNVKCGSYQDWIAKNYQERN from the coding sequence ATGAAAATCCTTGTAACCGGTGGAGCCGGTTTTATCGGTTCTGCTGTTGTTCGCCATATCATCCGTGATACTCAGGATGCGGTGATCAACCTTGATAAGCTTACCTACGCGGGCAACCTGGAGTCGCTGGCCGAGGTCGCAGCAAGCGACCGTTACGCCTTTGAACAGGTGGATATCTGCAATCGTGCAGAGCTGGATCGGGTCTTTGCTGCCCATCAACCGGATGCCGTCATGCATCTGGCCGCCGAGAGCCACGTGGATCGCTCCATCACCGGCCCGGCCGATTTTATCGAAACCAATATCGTCGGCACCTACACGCTGCTGGAAGCGGCCCGCGCTTACTGGAGCGAGCTGGACGAAGCCCGCAAGCAGGCGTTCCGTTTCCACCACATTTCTACCGACGAAGTGTACGGCGATCTGCCACACCCGGATGAAGTGAGCGCGGGTACCGAGCTGCCGCTCTTTACCGAAACCACGCCATACGCGCCAAGCAGCCCGTACTCCGCGTCAAAAGCCTCCAGCGATCACCTGGTGCGCGCGTGGCGTCGTACCTATGGTCTGCCGACCATCGTCACCAACTGCTCCAACAACTACGGCCCGTATCACTTCCCTGAGAAGCTGATCCCGCTGGTGATCCTCAACGCGCTGGACGGCAAAGCGCTGCCAATCTACGGCAAAGGCGATCAGATCCGCGACTGGCTGTACGTGGAAGATCATGCCCGTGCCCTCTACACCGTGGTGACTACCGGCGTGGTGGGCGAGACCTACAACATCGGCGGCCATAACGAGAAGCAGAACCTGGACGTGGTCCACACCATCTGCGACCTGCTCGACGAGATAGTGCCGAAGACCGGTTCCTACCGCGACCAGATCACCTACGTGACTGACCGTCCGGGCCACGACCGCCGCTACGCTATCGATGCCAGCAAAATGAGCCACGAGCTGAACTGGCAGCCGCAGGAGACCTTCGAGTCCGGCATCCGCAAAACCGTGCAGTGGTACCTGGATAACCAGCAGTGGGTCAACAACGTCAAATGCGGCAGTTATCAGGACTGGATCGCGAAGAACTACCAGGAGCGTAACTGA